One region of Novipirellula artificiosorum genomic DNA includes:
- a CDS encoding SUMF1/EgtB/PvdO family nonheme iron enzyme gives MKNSVHAMAIACVFSGLLTLTAYGQFRSPDPYQRDSNAQQEQQGPQIRREAGQQGPGQGQGQGNRVGQGSGARRADDMRGPGGGQKQGGGQKQGGGQGQGGGQGQGGGGSRNPVILALDANRDGELSASEIANAVTSLKALDKNGDGNLSRDEMRPEDGDQGQAAQRQGGQRQGGQPQGGPRQEGKRPAGGPMSTREPRPDSPAAAVPFAGDDPQKMTTLSSAEGFVLVQAGSFEMGDHHDLGGQEHRNDEVPIHTVQISSFHMQVTETTNQQYCDFLNDGLAAKAIELREGQVVQAGTNTVFCDTFESDNASQIALSDQRRFVMRPGKDKHPVVCIRWHGAAAYCNWLSEEEGWDTCYDTQTWQCDFAKIGYRLPSEAEWEYAGRGGLTETYRIFPWGDEPDTRRVNWPNSGDPYETGPYPWTTPVAFYNGTTRTKDEFNWPGSQATYQTADGANGFGLYDMSGNVWEWTGDWYNRDYYADGPAANPMGPMAGTPVQDGNTYRVLRSGSWFNGQWGHGRVSNRNPSYYRGPDDPNHSYYHIGFRPVRSVEGLAVASIVPRVAVRPQPPRQPETVLRPSLLESSGVDLGHGVPGDDEVRADGQTLGLLINDTRAFKGYTLFAPKHNTMVYLIDNEGRVVNRWDTEYEPGQSVHLLENGHLLHCCFTKNGNFTRGGEGGRLEEYDWEGNLVWEFEYSTDKVLSHHDIAPMPNGNVLMLAVEYKSQQECIDAGFDARALRDGHLFPEHIIEVKKTGPKSGEIVWKWHVWDHMVQDFDSTKANYGNVSEHPELIDVHGSQRGIPAFWNHGNSIDYNANLDQIVLSARGFNEIWVIDHSTTTEEAAGPAGDLLWRWGNPVAHKNGKREDRQLFQQHDAQWIPDDCPGAGNMLIFNNGLDRGFSSVIEIKTPVDGKGRYTSFDAPILWEYRADPPTAFYSSEISGAHRLPNGNTLICAGCVGNFLEITPEGEIVWRYANSVVREGILAADGEPGTDHRGHQWNAVFKIHRYAPDYPGLVGKSLTPGQVIEQPIGAPMLPTGDRSERKFGPGGSPGRGAGREQVGEQHRGTGGEQRRPGGEQRRPGGQARGR, from the coding sequence ATGAAGAATTCGGTTCACGCCATGGCGATTGCGTGCGTCTTTTCTGGGCTGTTGACTCTGACAGCGTATGGGCAGTTTCGGTCGCCTGATCCGTATCAGCGTGATTCCAATGCGCAGCAGGAACAACAAGGTCCGCAAATCCGAAGGGAAGCCGGACAGCAGGGACCGGGTCAAGGGCAGGGACAAGGAAACCGGGTAGGCCAAGGTAGCGGCGCGCGCCGCGCGGATGACATGCGAGGTCCTGGCGGTGGTCAGAAGCAAGGCGGTGGTCAGAAGCAAGGCGGGGGCCAGGGGCAAGGCGGGGGCCAGGGGCAAGGCGGGGGCGGATCTCGAAATCCGGTCATTCTGGCTTTGGATGCCAACCGCGACGGTGAGCTATCGGCAAGTGAAATCGCCAACGCGGTCACCTCGCTCAAGGCACTCGACAAGAATGGCGATGGAAACCTCTCCCGTGACGAGATGCGACCGGAAGACGGCGACCAAGGGCAAGCTGCCCAACGGCAAGGCGGGCAGCGTCAGGGCGGACAACCGCAGGGGGGCCCTCGGCAAGAGGGGAAACGGCCAGCGGGCGGTCCAATGTCAACCCGTGAACCGCGTCCTGATTCCCCTGCCGCAGCAGTTCCGTTTGCGGGCGATGACCCGCAAAAAATGACGACGCTCTCGTCAGCAGAAGGCTTTGTCCTTGTACAGGCAGGAAGCTTCGAGATGGGCGACCATCACGATCTGGGCGGCCAAGAACACCGCAACGACGAAGTGCCCATTCACACGGTGCAGATCAGTTCGTTCCATATGCAAGTCACCGAAACAACCAATCAGCAGTACTGCGATTTTCTGAATGACGGACTGGCCGCCAAGGCGATTGAACTACGTGAAGGACAAGTTGTCCAAGCGGGCACCAATACGGTTTTCTGCGACACCTTTGAATCGGACAATGCCTCACAAATCGCTTTAAGTGATCAGCGGCGATTCGTGATGCGACCGGGCAAAGATAAGCACCCGGTTGTTTGTATCCGCTGGCACGGTGCAGCGGCCTATTGCAATTGGCTCAGCGAAGAAGAGGGATGGGATACGTGCTATGACACGCAAACTTGGCAATGCGACTTCGCGAAGATTGGCTACCGTCTGCCGTCCGAAGCGGAATGGGAGTATGCCGGACGCGGTGGTTTAACAGAGACTTATCGCATCTTTCCTTGGGGGGACGAACCGGATACACGTCGGGTCAACTGGCCGAATTCCGGCGACCCCTATGAGACCGGACCGTATCCTTGGACAACGCCCGTCGCCTTCTACAACGGTACGACAAGGACGAAAGACGAGTTCAATTGGCCGGGTTCGCAAGCGACCTACCAGACGGCTGACGGTGCGAACGGCTTCGGCCTCTACGACATGTCAGGCAACGTCTGGGAATGGACCGGCGATTGGTACAACCGCGACTACTATGCCGATGGTCCCGCCGCGAATCCAATGGGCCCCATGGCGGGAACACCGGTTCAAGACGGCAACACCTATCGCGTGCTTCGCAGCGGCAGTTGGTTCAACGGCCAATGGGGCCATGGCCGTGTTTCGAATCGCAATCCTTCGTACTATCGCGGTCCCGATGATCCAAACCACAGCTATTATCACATCGGTTTTCGGCCTGTTCGGTCGGTGGAGGGTCTTGCGGTTGCAAGCATCGTTCCGCGAGTCGCCGTTCGACCGCAGCCACCTCGGCAGCCCGAAACGGTTTTGCGACCCTCACTGCTGGAAAGCTCCGGTGTCGATCTTGGCCACGGGGTCCCAGGCGACGACGAAGTTCGTGCCGATGGCCAAACGCTTGGATTGTTGATCAACGACACGCGAGCCTTCAAGGGTTACACGCTGTTCGCACCGAAACACAACACCATGGTCTATCTGATCGACAACGAAGGCCGCGTCGTCAATCGTTGGGATACCGAGTACGAGCCCGGGCAGTCAGTCCATCTGCTTGAGAACGGCCATCTGCTGCACTGCTGCTTCACAAAGAACGGCAACTTCACGCGAGGCGGCGAAGGTGGGCGACTGGAAGAGTACGACTGGGAAGGCAACTTGGTCTGGGAGTTCGAATATTCCACCGACAAAGTGCTGTCGCATCATGACATCGCACCGATGCCCAATGGGAATGTGCTGATGCTGGCTGTTGAGTACAAGAGCCAGCAGGAATGCATCGATGCGGGCTTTGACGCTCGCGCACTTCGTGACGGCCATTTGTTCCCCGAACATATCATCGAAGTGAAGAAGACCGGACCCAAGTCCGGCGAAATCGTCTGGAAATGGCATGTTTGGGATCACATGGTCCAGGACTTCGATTCCACGAAGGCGAACTACGGTAACGTCTCCGAGCATCCAGAGTTGATCGACGTTCACGGCTCGCAACGTGGAATCCCGGCCTTTTGGAATCATGGCAACTCCATCGACTACAACGCCAACCTCGATCAGATCGTCCTCAGTGCACGAGGCTTCAATGAGATTTGGGTCATCGATCACTCGACGACGACTGAGGAAGCAGCGGGACCTGCTGGAGATCTTCTGTGGCGTTGGGGCAACCCGGTCGCGCACAAGAATGGAAAACGCGAGGACCGCCAATTGTTCCAGCAGCATGACGCCCAGTGGATTCCGGACGACTGTCCCGGCGCAGGCAACATGCTGATCTTCAACAATGGGTTGGATCGCGGTTTTTCAAGTGTGATCGAGATCAAAACGCCGGTCGATGGAAAGGGACGCTATACCAGCTTCGATGCCCCAATCCTTTGGGAGTACCGAGCGGATCCACCAACGGCGTTTTACTCGTCGGAGATTTCAGGCGCCCATCGATTGCCCAATGGCAATACGCTGATCTGTGCCGGATGCGTCGGCAACTTCCTTGAAATTACCCCCGAGGGTGAAATCGTGTGGCGGTATGCAAACTCGGTTGTTCGCGAAGGCATCCTCGCGGCCGACGGCGAGCCGGGAACCGATCACCGTGGACATCAATGGAATGCGGTGTTCAAGATCCATCGTTATGCCCCTGACTATCCCGGTCTGGTTGGCAAGTCGTTGACACCGGGCCAAGTGATTGAGCAACCCATCGGCGCTCCGATGCTACCGACCGGTGATCGTAGCGAAAGGAAGTTTGGACCGGGTGGAAGCCCGGGACGCGGGGCAGGTCGTGAACAAGTTGGCGAGCAGCATCGTGGAACAGGTGGCGAACAGCGTCGGCCCGGTGGTGAACAACGTCGGCCCGGTGGTCAAGCACGGGGTCGTTAG
- a CDS encoding SMP-30/gluconolactonase/LRE family protein: MKHTILSIIAICLTTGAALAHEALQGPTETIQWDQDRAYNGYTLFSARGKSYLIDMEGQVINTWPIGTTPQFLDNGNLLDASKDDPSGFGGFRELDWEGNVVWSYDERREAYSPHHDWVRIYNKALDKPTMLYIANRMITHQEAIDVGCDPAHGPYDGAQLDSIVEIDMEGNIIWEWRFFDHTIQDVDPTKPNYVGQGKTVADYPHRIDVNIPGRPVKRDWLHCNSLDYNPELGYVVTNSVQGEFYVIDHDGTFVAGDPDASMRLAAGPKGDFRYRFGDPARYGQGDPPSILPDWTQSTTGHKQIGGAHDIHWIDEGLPGAGNFLIFNNAQYLFERTPQSYILEINGMLDHEGRETGKYVNPPDAGYFRWEHPNRDSQKTPRWVSNQIVWMYYSRSNQGFFSHIGSGAQRLPNGNTLICSMTEGHFFEVTPQAEVVWEYINPVTTDGVVRVLKDAFPMSNAVFRAYRYGADHPALSGRELKPIGRLTDLAEQGVIKTIPPGRGPVPGQSDMQPTGRRGPGQGGQPPQQRGPRGQGGAQSGGQRPNQSTPVLNPEMQFQFTEGPVADASGNVYFTDVRAGCIYRRNIDGQLSVVLEKSGGANGLAIDAAGRLVLCQGELGRVARMNQDGSLTLLAEAYNGNRFNKPNDLWIAPSGGIYFSDPLYGQGTKTQDGEHVYHIPPSGKPVIRVADDLVRPNGVVGSADGQTLYITDQGAGKTYRYAIQSDGSLANKTLFADIGADGLALDSHGNLYLAEQGVVMLDSTGQRLRTFETPERPTNICLINNESKLFVTARTRILSIPLGASQDEPRGEARGDQGGQRGDPRGGDPNRKPWLVVHAAEMDANTDGFLERTELQRACRDVFSMYDRNEDGMLTSDEYAGGHGEAPHTMGGFVKQHSDEIDRDADERITLDELLSVASELFDKSDRERIGRIVADPDIAPSNNSDYAPPKSGGR, translated from the coding sequence ATGAAACACACCATTCTGTCGATCATCGCAATATGCCTGACAACCGGCGCCGCACTGGCCCACGAAGCGCTTCAGGGACCAACGGAAACGATCCAGTGGGACCAGGACCGCGCGTACAACGGGTACACACTCTTTTCCGCTCGCGGGAAGAGCTATCTGATTGACATGGAAGGCCAGGTCATCAACACGTGGCCGATCGGCACGACGCCGCAATTCTTGGATAACGGCAACCTACTGGATGCCTCCAAAGACGATCCAAGCGGCTTTGGTGGATTTCGTGAACTGGATTGGGAGGGCAATGTCGTCTGGTCCTACGACGAACGGCGCGAAGCCTACTCGCCGCATCACGATTGGGTGCGTATCTACAACAAAGCGTTGGACAAGCCGACCATGCTTTACATTGCGAATCGGATGATTACGCACCAAGAGGCGATCGACGTCGGCTGTGATCCGGCTCATGGTCCCTATGACGGTGCACAACTCGATTCGATCGTGGAAATCGACATGGAGGGCAACATCATCTGGGAATGGCGGTTCTTCGACCACACGATTCAAGACGTTGATCCGACGAAGCCGAACTACGTGGGCCAAGGCAAAACGGTCGCCGACTATCCGCACCGAATTGACGTGAACATCCCCGGCCGACCTGTGAAACGAGATTGGCTTCACTGCAACTCGTTGGACTACAATCCTGAGCTTGGCTACGTCGTCACGAATTCGGTGCAAGGTGAGTTTTACGTCATCGATCATGACGGCACCTTCGTTGCAGGTGATCCGGATGCGAGCATGCGTTTGGCTGCCGGGCCGAAGGGTGACTTCCGCTATCGGTTCGGGGATCCGGCCCGTTATGGCCAGGGCGACCCGCCGTCGATCCTTCCGGATTGGACACAATCCACCACGGGCCACAAGCAGATCGGCGGAGCACACGACATCCACTGGATCGATGAGGGATTGCCCGGAGCGGGTAACTTCTTGATCTTCAACAACGCCCAGTACCTGTTCGAGCGGACTCCCCAGTCCTACATCCTCGAGATCAACGGCATGCTCGACCACGAGGGCCGCGAGACGGGCAAGTACGTCAATCCGCCCGACGCCGGGTACTTCCGTTGGGAGCATCCAAACCGCGACTCACAAAAGACGCCCCGATGGGTCTCGAACCAAATCGTTTGGATGTACTACTCCCGCAGCAACCAAGGATTCTTCAGCCACATCGGCTCTGGCGCACAACGGCTGCCGAACGGCAACACGCTGATCTGTTCGATGACCGAAGGGCATTTTTTCGAAGTGACCCCACAGGCCGAAGTCGTTTGGGAATACATCAACCCGGTGACGACCGACGGCGTCGTCCGAGTCTTGAAAGATGCCTTTCCCATGTCGAACGCCGTCTTTCGGGCTTATCGATACGGTGCCGATCATCCAGCATTGAGTGGGCGAGAACTCAAGCCAATCGGCCGGCTAACAGATCTCGCCGAGCAAGGCGTGATCAAGACGATTCCGCCAGGGCGTGGCCCCGTGCCGGGACAGTCCGACATGCAACCGACAGGACGACGCGGGCCCGGCCAAGGCGGACAGCCGCCCCAACAGCGAGGTCCTCGCGGACAAGGCGGTGCGCAAAGCGGCGGGCAGCGCCCCAATCAAAGCACCCCTGTACTGAATCCAGAAATGCAATTTCAGTTCACCGAAGGGCCGGTCGCTGATGCTTCAGGCAACGTCTATTTCACCGATGTTCGAGCAGGTTGCATCTATCGGCGAAACATCGATGGCCAACTGAGCGTTGTGCTTGAAAAATCGGGAGGAGCGAACGGTCTCGCAATCGACGCAGCCGGACGGCTCGTGCTCTGTCAGGGAGAACTCGGGCGTGTCGCACGCATGAACCAGGATGGTTCGCTCACTTTGCTTGCGGAAGCATACAATGGCAATCGATTCAACAAGCCGAATGATCTTTGGATTGCCCCCAGCGGCGGAATCTACTTCTCGGATCCGCTCTATGGCCAAGGAACCAAAACTCAGGACGGTGAGCATGTCTACCATATCCCACCCAGCGGTAAGCCGGTGATCCGCGTTGCCGACGATCTCGTGCGACCCAACGGAGTTGTCGGTTCGGCGGACGGCCAAACGCTCTACATTACCGACCAGGGGGCGGGCAAGACCTATCGCTATGCGATTCAGTCGGACGGAAGCTTGGCGAATAAGACGCTCTTCGCTGACATCGGGGCCGATGGACTTGCTCTCGACTCACACGGCAACCTTTATCTCGCGGAACAAGGCGTCGTCATGCTCGATTCGACCGGTCAACGCCTGCGTACTTTCGAGACACCCGAACGGCCGACGAACATCTGCCTGATCAACAATGAATCTAAGCTGTTCGTGACGGCTCGAACTCGTATCCTGTCGATACCACTCGGAGCTTCGCAGGACGAACCGAGGGGTGAAGCGAGGGGCGATCAAGGCGGCCAAAGAGGCGACCCGAGAGGCGGTGACCCGAATCGCAAACCCTGGCTTGTTGTTCATGCGGCCGAGATGGACGCCAACACCGATGGCTTTCTTGAACGAACCGAGTTGCAGCGGGCATGTCGCGACGTCTTCTCCATGTATGACCGAAACGAAGACGGAATGCTGACGTCGGACGAATACGCAGGCGGTCACGGAGAGGCTCCTCACACGATGGGCGGTTTTGTCAAGCAGCACAGTGACGAGATCGACCGGGACGCCGACGAGCGGATCACGCTCGATGAATTGCTGTCTGTGGCGAGCGAGTTGTTTGACAAATCGGATCGTGAGCGAATAGGTCGAATTGTCGCCGATCCTGACATCGCTCCGTCGAACAATTCGGATTACGCCCCACCAAAGTCAGGCGGTCGGTAG
- a CDS encoding metallophosphoesterase family protein, producing MKHCKFLFICLVALLLSSILPDAQPAFAQAGGGRRQGGPQKGSNRQESEHLFHTDVPERLLDVTLARPTDQSITVVVTSHQELEVSIEHGTTRGEYSDRTPYKQCKQGDTLHLLLASLQQNTRYYYRARYKIQGTPWVETTPEYTFHTQRPPGEPFCFTVQADSHLDEPTDSKVYLETLKHASLAKPDFHIDLGDTFMTDKYGRNYSDAEAQYFAQRYYFGRLCHSAPLFLTLGNHDGETGWLFTPREDNISAWSHRMRTQLFPNPVPNTFYSGNATKTPALGYLQNYYAWRWGDAHLIVLDPFWSTLSRGRSVEEGWRWTLGREQYDWLRTTLESSDAAFKFVFIHNLVGGGDEAARGGAEAATFFEWGGHDFDGTDTFHEHRAEFEKPIHDLLVDNGVSVLFHGHDHFFARQERDRVVYQLVPQPGHASKQRASMKSRGSSAGNAHRMATDYGYQTGEFLSGSGCLRIAISPKKAIVDFLLSDGNGSDTTTAYSYTLTPGLNEPGESGTQVDASETVPPPTLAESADRRPNFLLLLSDDQDWTGLSVADNTYVVFMSDNGGGGGGKGVPRPVQGGKGSLWEGGIRVPLIVRGPGIKAEMAHTPPSALATIN from the coding sequence ATGAAACACTGCAAATTCTTATTCATTTGCCTAGTCGCCCTGTTGCTGTCATCCATCCTGCCGGATGCCCAACCCGCATTTGCACAAGCAGGCGGCGGGCGACGCCAAGGAGGACCGCAAAAGGGTTCGAACCGTCAAGAGTCAGAACACCTATTCCATACCGATGTCCCAGAGCGGTTGCTCGACGTGACACTCGCTCGTCCGACTGACCAGAGTATCACGGTGGTTGTGACCTCGCACCAAGAGCTTGAAGTCAGCATCGAGCATGGAACAACTCGCGGCGAATACTCTGACCGGACGCCCTACAAGCAGTGCAAACAGGGCGACACCCTACATCTGCTCCTTGCGTCACTTCAACAAAACACACGGTACTACTACCGTGCTCGGTACAAGATCCAAGGCACACCGTGGGTTGAAACCACACCCGAGTACACATTTCACACGCAACGTCCCCCGGGCGAACCCTTCTGCTTTACCGTCCAGGCCGACTCGCACCTCGATGAACCGACCGACTCGAAGGTGTATCTCGAAACCCTGAAGCACGCTTCGCTGGCCAAGCCCGACTTCCACATCGATCTTGGCGACACCTTTATGACAGACAAGTATGGACGGAACTACAGCGATGCCGAAGCCCAATACTTTGCACAACGATACTACTTCGGACGACTCTGCCATTCGGCGCCGTTGTTTCTGACGTTGGGAAACCACGACGGCGAGACCGGATGGCTGTTTACCCCTCGAGAGGACAATATCTCGGCTTGGTCGCACCGCATGCGGACGCAGTTGTTTCCAAATCCCGTACCCAATACGTTCTACTCGGGCAACGCAACCAAGACGCCGGCCCTTGGATACTTGCAGAACTACTATGCTTGGCGATGGGGCGATGCACATCTCATCGTCCTTGATCCATTCTGGTCAACGCTCTCACGAGGACGTTCGGTTGAGGAAGGATGGCGGTGGACGTTGGGGCGTGAACAGTATGATTGGCTGCGAACAACACTCGAATCGAGCGATGCAGCGTTCAAGTTCGTGTTCATCCATAATTTGGTTGGCGGTGGTGATGAAGCGGCACGTGGCGGCGCGGAAGCCGCCACGTTCTTTGAATGGGGAGGGCATGACTTTGATGGCACTGACACCTTCCATGAGCACCGAGCCGAGTTCGAGAAGCCGATCCACGATCTGCTCGTTGACAATGGCGTGTCGGTCCTTTTTCACGGTCACGATCATTTCTTCGCACGGCAGGAGCGCGATCGCGTCGTTTACCAGCTTGTCCCCCAACCTGGACACGCTTCCAAACAACGCGCGAGTATGAAGTCGCGTGGCAGCAGCGCCGGCAACGCCCATCGAATGGCTACTGACTACGGCTATCAAACAGGAGAGTTCCTTTCTGGTTCAGGCTGCCTGCGAATCGCCATCTCTCCCAAGAAAGCCATCGTCGACTTCTTACTCAGCGATGGTAACGGCTCGGACACGACCACGGCCTACTCGTACACACTGACACCTGGATTGAACGAACCTGGCGAGAGCGGGACGCAAGTGGATGCGAGCGAGACCGTACCGCCCCCAACCTTGGCAGAGAGCGCAGATCGCCGTCCGAATTTTCTATTGCTACTCTCCGACGACCAAGATTGGACTGGGTTGTCAGTCGCGGACAACACCTATGTCGTCTTCATGTCGGACAACGGTGGCGGGGGTGGAGGCAAAGGCGTACCACGACCGGTTCAGGGTGGCAAAGGTTCGCTTTGGGAAGGCGGTATTCGCGTCCCGCTCATTGTTCGAGGCCCGGGTATCAAGGCGGAGATGGCCCACACTCCTCCATCCGCCTTGGCGACGATAAACTGA
- a CDS encoding alginate lyase family protein: protein MQKAKAVSPPSILRFFFLLTPNLDATETAELWILDSYGGFEMKHTNLPMLITLLLAMSITSPTHAQSEMNSSAPKNHSQPPWCYDWTGCEFEDLRPSTVTVPPITRTHPRIVVTPEELVKIKADIAGKLEPRFSSWQRLEPQAQSCLMQAVSAAYTGEDTLQFIKQAGRSMRNLELLVMAYLIDGDPAYAAKAKEILLTWARATPLPGSTPTIEYRFPNAGMDVARGVIGFIYAYDVLYDDLTSEERIEVETWFRSLLPIFYTGIKRWDTAWEQWWIAKETRDWKPAKDPNEPTYFNAQYYQNHLTAHAMGILLVGYAVGDRGLVQFAVDCEENPRDMIELINGMILMKDKPPFYRDDPGPHQDGEIADRYRHVQGKGLGYAMLSFDEMLVMTETLYRNDVDLYQYVGAYGETMELPFTFYADFWRLGDGTIKGGYYSGERPSGESAAGRYEIGNQRYPGNPEIEAFLKSVDRAAADPTGLLCCPTIINGSTFKERPMKNKIP, encoded by the coding sequence ATGCAGAAAGCCAAAGCGGTGAGCCCTCCATCCATTCTTCGGTTCTTTTTCCTGCTCACTCCGAATCTCGATGCCACAGAGACGGCAGAGTTGTGGATCCTCGATTCCTATGGTGGATTTGAGATGAAACACACGAATCTCCCAATGCTCATCACACTTTTGTTGGCGATGTCGATCACTTCGCCAACTCATGCCCAATCGGAGATGAATTCGTCCGCGCCCAAAAATCATAGCCAGCCCCCTTGGTGTTACGATTGGACCGGCTGCGAGTTTGAGGATTTGCGTCCTTCAACCGTTACGGTTCCTCCCATCACTCGCACGCACCCTCGGATCGTGGTCACGCCCGAGGAGTTGGTGAAGATCAAAGCCGATATCGCTGGAAAGCTTGAACCTCGCTTTTCCTCTTGGCAGCGGCTCGAGCCCCAAGCCCAAAGCTGCCTCATGCAAGCCGTTTCCGCCGCCTATACCGGGGAAGACACCTTGCAATTTATCAAGCAAGCCGGCCGGAGCATGAGAAACCTGGAACTGCTGGTCATGGCCTACCTGATCGACGGAGATCCGGCGTATGCGGCGAAAGCGAAAGAAATCTTGCTGACCTGGGCACGGGCGACGCCCCTGCCCGGGTCGACACCGACGATCGAGTATCGCTTTCCCAACGCCGGGATGGATGTGGCTCGGGGGGTGATCGGATTTATCTATGCTTATGACGTGCTCTACGACGATCTTACGTCTGAAGAACGGATCGAGGTGGAGACATGGTTCCGGTCGCTGCTGCCCATCTTTTACACGGGCATCAAACGTTGGGACACGGCTTGGGAGCAATGGTGGATCGCCAAAGAGACGCGAGACTGGAAGCCAGCCAAAGATCCGAACGAGCCGACCTACTTCAACGCACAGTACTATCAAAATCATCTCACGGCTCATGCGATGGGCATTTTGCTGGTGGGTTATGCTGTGGGAGATCGTGGCTTGGTGCAGTTTGCCGTGGATTGCGAAGAGAATCCACGCGACATGATTGAACTGATCAACGGGATGATTTTGATGAAGGACAAACCGCCTTTCTATCGCGATGATCCGGGTCCCCATCAGGACGGGGAAATTGCCGATCGTTACCGCCACGTGCAAGGCAAGGGGCTGGGTTATGCGATGCTCAGCTTTGATGAGATGTTGGTAATGACGGAGACGCTCTATCGCAATGACGTGGATCTTTATCAATACGTCGGGGCTTATGGCGAAACCATGGAATTGCCATTCACGTTTTATGCGGATTTCTGGCGACTCGGGGACGGTACGATTAAAGGAGGCTACTACTCCGGAGAACGCCCCAGTGGCGAATCCGCAGCGGGTCGATATGAAATCGGTAACCAACGCTACCCCGGCAATCCCGAAATCGAGGCGTTCCTGAAATCGGTTGATCGCGCGGCGGCCGATCCTACGGGCCTGCTCTGCTGCCCGACGATCATCAATGGGAGCACTTTCAAGGAAAGACCGATGAAGAACAAAATTCCATGA